Proteins co-encoded in one Candidatus Methylomirabilota bacterium genomic window:
- a CDS encoding cytochrome C, translating to MAAALLCTALPAWSQELPDGKGKELVAAQCNSCHPFHARLGGGYTAEGWRTVMRMMINHGVPIPPDQLATMTEYLTKNFPEKGKPAGVVIPGPAKVSIKEWQVPTPGSRPHDPLATADGALWYTGQMNNVLGRLDPKTGRFKEYPLKTPHSGPHGLDADKAGNIWYTGNTGALIGRLDPKTGAVTEYKMPDPDAKDPHTLIFDKAGILWFTVQNANRIGRLDPKTGEIKLLTPPTPKSRPYGMALNSKGTLFVVQFGTNKVASVDPKTLEIREYPLPDPASRPRRLAITGDDMIWYSDFSRGYLGRLDPATGKVTEWQSPSGPKSEPYGISAINDIIWYSESGSTPNTVVRFDPKTETFQSWAIPGGGNIVRNTSVTPDGDFALANSLVNAVSLVKIAK from the coding sequence ATGGCCGCCGCTCTGCTGTGCACCGCGCTTCCTGCCTGGAGCCAGGAGTTGCCCGATGGAAAGGGCAAGGAACTGGTCGCGGCCCAATGCAACAGCTGCCACCCGTTCCACGCGCGCCTCGGCGGCGGCTACACGGCCGAGGGCTGGCGCACCGTCATGCGGATGATGATCAATCACGGCGTGCCGATTCCGCCGGATCAGCTGGCGACGATGACCGAGTACTTGACCAAGAACTTCCCGGAAAAAGGGAAGCCCGCCGGCGTGGTGATCCCGGGGCCGGCCAAGGTCTCGATCAAGGAGTGGCAGGTGCCCACGCCCGGGTCGCGGCCGCACGATCCCCTGGCGACGGCGGATGGAGCGCTCTGGTACACGGGCCAGATGAACAACGTGCTCGGCCGGCTCGATCCGAAGACCGGCCGCTTCAAGGAATATCCCCTCAAGACGCCTCACTCCGGACCTCACGGTCTGGACGCGGATAAGGCCGGCAACATCTGGTACACCGGCAACACCGGCGCGTTGATCGGCCGGCTCGACCCGAAGACGGGTGCGGTCACGGAGTACAAGATGCCGGACCCGGACGCGAAGGACCCGCACACGCTGATCTTCGACAAGGCCGGTATCCTCTGGTTTACGGTGCAGAACGCCAACCGCATCGGACGGCTCGACCCGAAGACCGGCGAGATCAAGCTGCTCACGCCGCCGACGCCGAAGTCGCGCCCCTACGGCATGGCGCTGAATTCAAAGGGCACGCTGTTCGTCGTCCAGTTCGGCACCAACAAGGTGGCCAGCGTCGACCCGAAGACGCTGGAGATTCGCGAGTACCCGTTGCCGGATCCGGCCTCGCGCCCGCGGCGCCTCGCGATCACCGGCGACGACATGATCTGGTACAGCGACTTCTCGCGCGGGTATCTGGGTCGTCTCGATCCCGCAACCGGCAAGGTGACCGAGTGGCAGTCTCCGAGCGGGCCGAAGTCCGAGCCGTACGGCATCTCGGCGATCAACGACATCATCTGGTACAGCGAGTCCGGATCGACCCCGAATACGGTCGTGCGCTTCGATCCCAAGACCGAGACATTCCAGAGCTGGGCGATCCCGGGCGGTGGCAACATCGTGCGCAACACCTCCGTCACGCCGGACGGCGACTTCGCGCTGGCCAACAGCCTGGTCAATGCCGTGAGCCTGGTCAAAATCGCGAAGTGA
- a CDS encoding alpha/beta hydrolase: MSANLPVVDPARVTSPVLLVRGEHDGIATEEDLLEFYRRLPNADRQLVVLPGAAHSLGFDLNRHRLWHLVRAFLEMPARLDRGANGGKP; encoded by the coding sequence ATGAGCGCGAACCTGCCGGTGGTGGATCCCGCCCGGGTGACGTCCCCGGTGCTGCTCGTGCGGGGCGAGCACGACGGGATCGCCACCGAGGAAGATCTCCTCGAGTTCTACCGGCGGCTACCGAACGCCGACCGGCAGCTCGTCGTGCTCCCCGGCGCGGCCCACTCGCTCGGCTTCGACCTGAACCGCCACCGCCTCTGGCACCTCGTGCGCGCGTTCCTCGAGATGCCGGCTCGCCTCGATCGCGGCGCGAATGGCGGGAAGCCATGA